One window of Fusobacterium polymorphum genomic DNA carries:
- a CDS encoding lysophospholipid acyltransferase family protein: MIILKLIFDFIVYLIFLIFIFIFKILPSKIKLKFSEFLGLLLYYLIPKGRKLSLKNLNLILNKQYNYNLTEKQIKDTAIKSYKNTMKSFLLPFWIYEYGEKYPPIIHNLELLEKLKETNDRIILATLHYGFFHMSMYPIIDEPMFIIVRPVPNKFIEAYMNKIRFKKNMLSFTEQNIKALFKHKKSKGFFIMLNDVRKPDGEKVTFFNLPTTASGFTAFFSIRENLPIIVIHNEVDSNNICNIYINEIIYPKNYADKNGLTDKLLKVYEKIILNNPEQWYWFQDRWINKK, translated from the coding sequence GTGATAATATTGAAACTAATATTTGATTTTATAGTCTATCTTATATTTTTAATATTTATATTTATTTTTAAAATCTTACCTAGTAAAATCAAATTAAAATTTTCTGAATTTCTAGGGCTTCTTTTATATTACTTAATTCCAAAGGGTAGAAAGTTATCTTTAAAAAATTTAAATCTAATTTTAAACAAACAGTATAATTATAATTTAACAGAAAAGCAAATTAAAGATACTGCTATTAAATCTTATAAAAATACTATGAAGTCTTTTTTATTGCCTTTTTGGATCTATGAATATGGCGAGAAATATCCACCTATCATTCATAACTTAGAACTATTAGAAAAATTAAAAGAAACAAATGATAGAATTATTTTAGCCACATTACATTATGGATTTTTTCATATGAGTATGTACCCTATCATAGATGAACCAATGTTTATAATAGTTAGACCTGTTCCCAATAAATTTATTGAAGCTTATATGAATAAAATTAGATTTAAGAAAAATATGCTTTCTTTCACTGAGCAAAATATAAAAGCACTTTTTAAACATAAGAAATCAAAAGGTTTCTTTATTATGTTAAATGATGTTAGAAAACCTGATGGAGAAAAGGTAACATTTTTTAATTTACCAACAACAGCCTCAGGTTTCACTGCATTTTTTTCTATAAGAGAAAATTTACCTATTATTGTTATTCATAATGAAGTGGATAGTAATAATATTTGTAATATCTATATTAATGAAATTATCTATCCTAAAAATTATGCTGATAAAAATGGTTTAACTGATAAACTTTTAAAAGTTTATGAGAAAATTATTTTAAACAATCCAGAACAATGGTATTGGTTTCAAGATAGATGGATAAATAAAAAATAG
- a CDS encoding B12-binding domain-containing radical SAM protein, which yields MKIAFLAPAGAMHRFNGSFGKSLHYAPLTLTTLAALIPESLNAEAKIYDETIEKIPLDLEADIIVMTSITGTSQRCYAYADYFRKRGITVVLGGVHPSLMPEEASQHADVVMIGFAEQTFPQMLLDFKNGRLKRMYIQDKEFNLENKVIPRRELLQKDKYITTATVEVIRGCSLPCTFCAYPTAFGRKIYKRPIKEVLSEIEMFSEKIILFPDVNLIADREYAMRLFKEMKSLKKYWMGLVTSSVGIDENMIKTFADSGCKGLLIGFESITQESQSYINKGINKVADYAELMKKLHDYGILVQGCFAFGSDEEDTSVFERTVEAVVKAKIDLPRYSILTPFPKTQFYAQLEAENRIFEKNWAMYDVEHCVFTPKKMTVEELEKGTAWAWRETYSMKNIFKRLAPFTHSPWISLPLNIAYRKYADKYEHFTKEIMCDNSDIPI from the coding sequence ATGAAGATAGCTTTTTTAGCACCTGCTGGTGCAATGCACCGTTTTAATGGAAGTTTTGGAAAGAGTTTACATTATGCACCATTGACATTAACAACTTTGGCGGCATTAATCCCTGAAAGTTTAAATGCCGAAGCAAAAATTTATGATGAAACCATTGAAAAAATCCCTTTGGACTTAGAGGCAGATATAATCGTTATGACTTCTATTACAGGAACATCTCAAAGATGTTATGCCTATGCAGATTATTTTAGAAAAAGAGGGATTACAGTTGTTTTAGGTGGGGTTCATCCATCACTTATGCCAGAAGAAGCTTCTCAACATGCAGATGTTGTAATGATAGGCTTTGCTGAACAAACATTCCCACAAATGCTTTTAGATTTTAAAAATGGAAGATTAAAAAGAATGTATATTCAAGATAAAGAATTTAATTTAGAAAATAAAGTAATACCTAGGAGAGAACTTTTACAAAAAGATAAATATATAACAACAGCAACTGTTGAAGTTATAAGAGGTTGTTCTTTGCCATGTACCTTCTGTGCCTATCCAACTGCTTTTGGAAGAAAAATTTATAAGAGACCTATAAAAGAAGTTTTAAGTGAAATTGAAATGTTTTCTGAAAAAATTATTTTATTTCCAGATGTAAATTTAATTGCAGATAGAGAATATGCAATGAGACTTTTTAAAGAAATGAAATCTTTAAAAAAATATTGGATGGGACTTGTAACTTCTTCTGTGGGTATAGATGAAAATATGATTAAAACTTTTGCAGATAGTGGTTGTAAAGGACTATTAATTGGTTTTGAATCTATTACACAAGAGTCACAAAGTTATATCAATAAGGGTATAAACAAAGTTGCTGATTATGCAGAACTTATGAAAAAACTTCATGACTATGGAATTTTAGTACAAGGTTGTTTTGCCTTTGGAAGTGATGAAGAAGATACTTCTGTATTTGAAAGAACTGTTGAAGCAGTTGTTAAAGCTAAAATTGATTTACCAAGATATAGTATTTTAACACCTTTCCCTAAGACACAATTCTATGCTCAACTTGAAGCAGAAAATAGAATATTTGAAAAAAATTGGGCTATGTATGATGTTGAACACTGTGTATTTACACCTAAAAAAATGACAGTTGAAGAATTAGAAAAAGGTACTGCTTGGGCTTGGAGAGAAACATATAGTATGAAAAATATTTTTAAAAGACTAGCTCCATTTACACATAGTCCTTGGATATCTTTACCTTTAAATATAGCTTATAGAAAATATGCAGATAAGTATGAACATTTTACAAAGGAAATTATGTGTGATAATTCAGATATTCCTATTTAA
- a CDS encoding glutamate decarboxylase, whose protein sequence is MAKKNLSKTIEINPIFARPGEVTSALADRFPTDSMLPETAYQIVHDESMLDGNARLNLATFVSTWMDESANKLYSETFDKNAIDKDEYPATARVETNCWHMLADLWHAPDPDNSIGCSTTGSSEACMLGALALKRRWQEKMKKLGKSTAHPNLIMSSAVQVCWEKFCNYFDVEPRYVPISLEHKVLDGYDLEKYVDENTIGVIAIMGVTYTGMYEPVKDIAKALDKIEKDTGLDIPIHVDAASGGMIAPFIQPELEWDFRIPRVYSINTSGHKYGLVYPGLGWVVWRSTAHLPESLIFKVSYLGGEMPTFALNFSRPGAQILLQYWAFLRYGFNGYKTVQQSTMDVANHLADEINKMDMFTLWNHPTDIPVFAWMLKESPNRKWTLYDLSDRLRMKGWQVPAYPMPVNLTDITVQRIVVRNGLSMDLADRFLDDIKSQVKYLESLEHEMPKNNTRSFRH, encoded by the coding sequence ATGGCTAAAAAAAATTTATCTAAAACTATTGAAATCAATCCAATTTTTGCACGTCCAGGTGAAGTTACATCTGCTCTTGCAGATCGTTTTCCAACAGACTCTATGTTACCAGAAACAGCTTATCAAATTGTACATGATGAGTCTATGTTAGATGGAAATGCTCGTTTAAATTTAGCAACTTTTGTTTCAACATGGATGGATGAAAGTGCTAATAAATTATACTCTGAAACATTTGATAAAAATGCAATAGATAAAGATGAATATCCTGCTACTGCAAGAGTTGAAACAAATTGTTGGCACATGCTTGCTGATCTTTGGCATGCACCAGATCCTGATAATTCTATTGGTTGCTCTACAACTGGCTCATCTGAAGCATGTATGCTTGGAGCTTTAGCTCTTAAACGTAGATGGCAAGAAAAAATGAAAAAACTTGGAAAATCTACTGCTCATCCTAATCTTATAATGAGCTCTGCTGTACAAGTTTGCTGGGAAAAGTTTTGTAATTATTTTGATGTTGAACCAAGGTATGTTCCAATAAGTTTAGAACATAAAGTCTTAGATGGCTATGACTTAGAAAAATATGTAGATGAAAATACAATAGGTGTTATAGCAATAATGGGAGTAACTTATACAGGAATGTATGAACCTGTAAAAGATATTGCTAAGGCTTTAGATAAAATTGAAAAAGATACTGGATTAGATATTCCTATACATGTTGATGCAGCTTCTGGAGGTATGATAGCTCCATTTATACAACCAGAATTAGAATGGGATTTTCGTATACCAAGAGTATATTCTATTAATACATCAGGACATAAATATGGTTTAGTTTATCCTGGACTTGGTTGGGTAGTTTGGCGTAGCACAGCACATCTTCCTGAAAGCCTTATATTCAAAGTAAGCTATCTTGGAGGAGAAATGCCAACATTTGCATTGAATTTCTCTCGTCCTGGTGCACAAATATTATTACAATATTGGGCATTTTTAAGATATGGCTTTAATGGATACAAAACAGTACAACAATCTACAATGGATGTAGCAAATCATCTTGCTGATGAAATTAATAAAATGGATATGTTTACACTTTGGAATCATCCAACAGATATTCCTGTATTTGCTTGGATGCTTAAAGAATCTCCTAATCGTAAATGGACTTTATATGATTTATCAGATAGATTACGTATGAAAGGTTGGCAAGTCCCAGCTTATCCCATGCCAGTAAATCTTACAGATATAACTGTTCAAAGAATAGTTGTAAGAAATGGACTTAGTATGGATCTTGCTGATAGATTTTTAGATGATATCAAATCTCAAGTAAAATATCTTGAAAGTCTTGAACATGAAATGCCTAAGAATAATACTAGAAGTTTCCGCCACTAA
- a CDS encoding TetR/AcrR family transcriptional regulator, with the protein MPKKVLFSKELILDKSFELFKEEGIESISARNVAKILDASPAPIYKSIGSMKNLKKELIKRAKDLFIEYLIKRRTGIKFLDIGMGISIFAREEKQLFLQVFSKDNIEGSLIEEFLNLIREEIKKDERLIKIDKEKQEELLVSCWVFAHGLSTLIATGFFKDPNDSFIEKSLRDAPAKLFYEYIKKYSK; encoded by the coding sequence ATGCCAAAGAAAGTCTTGTTTTCAAAAGAGCTTATTTTAGATAAGTCATTTGAGTTATTTAAAGAAGAAGGAATTGAATCTATAAGTGCTAGAAATGTTGCAAAAATATTGGATGCTTCACCTGCACCTATATATAAATCTATTGGTTCTATGAAAAATTTAAAAAAAGAATTAATAAAAAGAGCTAAGGACTTGTTTATAGAGTACTTAATAAAAAGAAGAACAGGAATAAAATTTTTAGATATAGGTATGGGTATTTCAATTTTTGCTCGTGAAGAAAAACAACTTTTTTTGCAAGTATTTTCAAAAGATAATATTGAAGGCTCACTAATTGAAGAATTCTTAAATTTAATTCGTGAAGAAATAAAAAAAGATGAAAGACTAATAAAAATAGATAAGGAAAAACAGGAAGAATTGTTAGTTAGTTGTTGGGTATTTGCCCATGGGCTATCAACTCTTATTGCAACAGGGTTTTTTAAAGATCCTAATGATAGTTTTATCGAAAAATCTCTAAGGGATGCTCCTGCAAAATTATTCTATGAATATATAAAAAAATATTCTAAATAA
- a CDS encoding GH3 auxin-responsive promoter family protein, with protein MLSKLYLYIIHSMFLLFYKKEYRKYMSSENILEIQENKLKEILENNKDTLYGKKYNFDKIKTIQDFQKEVPLTKYEDYLPYIEKIKMGEEYILTHEKVKMFELTSGSTSASKLIPYTNSLKKEFQSGIKVWLYSLYKKYPSLKFGKSYWSITPKVDFQHRENSVIPIGFEEDSEYFGSLEKYLIDSIFINPKDIKNEKDMDRFYLKTLSTLVAEKNIRLFSFWSPNLLLLLIEYLEKNSEKILKTLNKKRREEVRKYIETKEYYKIWKNLRLISCWGDSNSTEYLKKIKEIFPNTVIQEKGLLATEGFISFPDTEENLSKLSIYSHFFEFLSLDDNRIYNASEIEINKSYELIITTSGGLYRYCIGDIIEVISIKNKIPYIKFIGRRGAVSDLFGEKLEENFLKNIMETYKQKIDFYMFAPSKNHYVLFIKTDKKINIEDLESKLRENFHYDYCRKLGQLKEIKIFILTDNPEREYIEACQNKNQKLGNIKMTALSKEGDWENIFTGYFQESEDE; from the coding sequence ATGTTATCAAAACTTTATCTGTATATTATTCATAGTATGTTTTTACTTTTCTACAAAAAGGAATATAGAAAATATATGAGTAGTGAAAATATTTTAGAGATACAGGAAAATAAATTAAAAGAGATTTTAGAAAATAATAAAGATACTCTTTATGGAAAAAAATATAATTTTGATAAAATAAAAACTATTCAAGATTTTCAAAAAGAAGTTCCACTTACAAAATATGAAGATTACTTGCCCTATATAGAAAAAATAAAAATGGGAGAAGAATATATTTTAACACATGAAAAAGTTAAGATGTTTGAATTAACAAGTGGTTCAACTTCTGCAAGTAAGTTAATCCCATATACTAATAGCTTAAAAAAAGAATTTCAGTCTGGTATAAAAGTTTGGTTGTACTCCTTGTATAAAAAATATCCTAGTTTAAAATTTGGAAAAAGCTATTGGAGTATCACACCAAAAGTAGATTTCCAACATAGAGAGAACTCTGTTATTCCAATTGGTTTTGAAGAAGATAGCGAGTATTTTGGAAGTTTGGAAAAATATTTAATAGACTCTATCTTTATAAATCCTAAGGATATTAAAAATGAAAAAGATATGGATAGATTTTACTTAAAAACTCTTTCCACTCTTGTTGCAGAAAAAAATATTAGACTTTTTTCATTCTGGAGCCCTAATTTACTTCTCTTATTGATAGAATATCTAGAAAAAAATTCTGAAAAGATTTTAAAAACTCTTAATAAAAAAAGAAGAGAAGAAGTAAGGAAATATATAGAAACTAAGGAATATTATAAAATATGGAAGAATTTAAGACTTATTAGTTGCTGGGGAGATAGTAATTCAACGGAATATCTAAAAAAGATTAAAGAAATTTTTCCTAATACAGTAATTCAAGAAAAGGGTTTACTTGCAACAGAGGGCTTTATCTCATTTCCAGATACTGAAGAAAATCTTTCAAAATTAAGTATTTATTCACATTTTTTTGAATTTTTATCCTTGGATGATAATAGAATTTACAATGCTTCAGAAATTGAAATCAATAAAAGCTATGAACTTATTATTACAACTTCTGGAGGTTTATATAGATATTGTATAGGAGATATTATAGAAGTTATCTCTATTAAAAATAAAATTCCTTATATAAAATTTATAGGAAGGAGAGGAGCAGTATCAGATTTATTTGGAGAAAAATTAGAAGAAAATTTTTTAAAAAACATAATGGAAACTTATAAACAAAAAATAGATTTCTATATGTTTGCACCATCTAAAAATCATTATGTTCTTTTTATTAAAACTGATAAAAAAATAAATATTGAAGATTTAGAAAGTAAATTGAGAGAAAATTTTCACTATGATTATTGTAGAAAATTAGGACAATTAAAAGAAATAAAAATATTTATACTAACTGACAATCCTGAAAGAGAATATATAGAGGCTTGTCAAAATAAAAATCAAAAATTAGGAAATATAAAAATGACAGCACTTTCAAAAGAAGGTGACTGGGAGAATATCTTTACTGGATATTTTCAAGAAAGTGAGGACGAATGA
- a CDS encoding GNAT family N-acetyltransferase, which yields MNKIEFKIIKGNESSEEINEILNEEDMESSIQIRYIKYPTLFDSLKLDGVKDPLIVPGIDTTNNKIVGLGACTIFEDNIAYLNSFRIRKEYRNKVNFGNGYKKIIEELEKEGIDTIITTILDDNKMAKEILTKQRRNMPIYEFYKNITFYSIKNIKKNTLVIDNLYVTEYKNFRIEIKNKPNKKYFVENYKGIYKFLYKLRKIISFFGYPELPEKNTEMRFLYIDIIAKDNNYSNSLEVIKFLQNLGCSCDFFMIGTYENTSLDTQLKKIKSFKYKSKLYKVYYGEDKNKEKDIKFKFWNL from the coding sequence ATGAATAAGATAGAATTTAAAATTATAAAGGGAAATGAGTCTAGTGAAGAAATAAATGAAATTTTAAATGAAGAAGATATGGAAAGTTCTATACAAATTAGATATATAAAGTATCCCACTCTTTTTGATTCATTGAAATTAGATGGAGTGAAAGACCCTCTTATTGTACCTGGAATAGATACTACAAATAATAAGATAGTTGGTTTGGGTGCTTGTACCATATTTGAAGATAACATTGCTTACTTAAATTCTTTTAGAATAAGAAAAGAGTATAGAAATAAGGTAAATTTTGGAAATGGCTATAAAAAGATTATAGAAGAATTAGAAAAAGAAGGAATAGATACAATTATTACAACTATTTTAGATGATAATAAGATGGCAAAGGAAATACTTACAAAGCAAAGAAGAAATATGCCAATCTATGAGTTCTATAAAAATATAACTTTCTATAGTATAAAAAATATTAAGAAAAATACTCTAGTTATAGATAATTTATATGTAACAGAATATAAGAATTTTAGAATAGAAATTAAAAATAAGCCAAATAAAAAGTATTTTGTTGAAAACTACAAAGGAATATATAAATTTTTATATAAGCTAAGAAAAATTATTTCTTTCTTTGGTTATCCAGAACTACCAGAAAAAAATACTGAAATGAGATTTTTGTATATAGACATAATTGCCAAAGATAACAATTATAGTAATAGTTTAGAAGTTATAAAGTTTTTACAAAATTTAGGTTGTTCTTGTGATTTTTTTATGATAGGAACTTATGAAAATACTTCATTAGATACACAACTAAAAAAAATTAAATCTTTTAAGTATAAAAGTAAACTTTATAAAGTTTATTATGGAGAGGATAAAAACAAGGAAAAAGATATAAAATTTAAGTTTTGGAACTTATAA
- a CDS encoding APC family permease, producing MNKDNLKNSSPIQKNTLSVFQIAVMTTISVASLRTLPPMAEEGRASILMYIIPAILFLIPTSLVSAEFATTYKGGVYVWIREAFGNRMGFVAIWLQWIQNVVWYPVQLAFVAAALAFTINRGDLSNSGLFTAIVIIVVYWFSTFLAFKGGNLFAKVSSIGGMIGVLIPGAVLIILGLLWVAQGQPVSESYLQSSYIPKITGISSLVLIVSNVLSYAGMEMNAVHAGQMENPKKNFTKAIALAFILILCVFIFPTLSIAMAVPADKLGMANGIMVAFQEFFEKFHMSWMSNIMSGAMFFGAIASVVTWVAGPSKGLLDAGRTGLLPPILQKVNKNNIQINILIFQGIIVTILAMIYVLFPNVSDVFIALIGMAAALYVVMYMLMFAAVIVLRKKEPSIERGYKVPAVKFVSGIGFISCALAFIMSFVPTTNEAAIPRNMYPIIVAIVVFLLGIPPFVFYVFKKPSWDMRTTQEKGEKPIH from the coding sequence ATGAATAAAGATAATTTAAAAAATAGTAGCCCTATACAAAAAAATACTTTGTCTGTATTTCAAATTGCTGTAATGACAACAATATCTGTAGCCTCTTTACGTACACTACCTCCTATGGCAGAAGAGGGAAGAGCTTCAATTTTAATGTATATTATACCAGCAATATTATTCTTAATTCCAACTTCATTGGTTAGTGCTGAATTCGCAACTACTTATAAAGGTGGAGTGTATGTTTGGATACGTGAAGCATTTGGAAATCGTATGGGCTTTGTAGCAATTTGGTTACAATGGATACAAAATGTTGTTTGGTATCCAGTTCAACTCGCCTTTGTGGCAGCCGCACTGGCTTTTACAATAAATAGAGGTGATTTATCAAATTCTGGATTATTTACTGCAATTGTCATAATAGTGGTCTATTGGTTTTCAACCTTCCTTGCCTTCAAAGGAGGAAACCTTTTTGCTAAGGTAAGTTCTATTGGAGGAATGATAGGAGTTTTAATACCAGGTGCTGTATTAATAATACTTGGATTACTTTGGGTAGCTCAAGGACAACCAGTTTCAGAATCTTATTTACAAAGTTCATATATCCCAAAAATTACAGGAATTTCTTCCCTTGTTTTAATTGTGAGTAATGTACTTTCTTATGCAGGTATGGAAATGAATGCAGTACATGCTGGGCAAATGGAAAACCCAAAAAAAAATTTTACTAAAGCTATTGCTCTTGCATTTATTTTAATACTTTGTGTATTTATTTTCCCAACATTGTCTATTGCAATGGCAGTTCCAGCAGATAAACTTGGTATGGCAAATGGAATAATGGTTGCATTTCAAGAATTTTTTGAAAAATTTCATATGAGTTGGATGAGTAATATAATGTCAGGTGCAATGTTTTTTGGAGCAATTGCTTCTGTTGTAACTTGGGTTGCAGGACCTTCAAAAGGACTTTTGGATGCAGGAAGAACAGGATTGCTACCTCCAATTCTACAAAAGGTAAATAAAAATAATATACAAATAAATATACTTATTTTTCAAGGTATAATTGTAACTATTCTTGCTATGATTTATGTTTTGTTCCCAAATGTTTCTGATGTATTTATAGCTCTTATAGGAATGGCTGCAGCTTTATATGTTGTAATGTATATGCTTATGTTTGCAGCTGTTATAGTTTTAAGAAAAAAAGAACCTAGCATAGAAAGAGGATATAAAGTTCCAGCTGTTAAGTTTGTGTCAGGAATAGGATTTATATCTTGTGCTCTTGCATTTATCATGAGCTTTGTTCCTACCACAAATGAAGCTGCTATACCACGCAATATGTATCCTATTATTGTGGCAATAGTTGTATTTTTATTGGGAATACCACCTTTTGTATTCTATGTATTTAAAAAACCATCATGGGATATGAGAACTACTCAAGAAAAAGGAGAGAAACCTATACATTAA
- a CDS encoding MBL fold metallo-hydrolase has translation MVNKVKLGINNLYLFKNNNGDYLLLDTGLACKENLILNKINKVIGDYNKIKVIVITHSHSDHIGNLKLLLDKIKREDKIVIIHSNAKEIMLSGEKIIPNGFYKFTKYISKKLKLKFSKKFQKGFKNLSKEDLKNVVFLDFKDYEEFSLNEYGFENLKVIYTPGHSKDSISLVYNDEYLFCGDMIQNLFFKYPLIPLFGDDIEELISSWKKAIEKGYSRFYPATSKSYILREDLIKKLEKYE, from the coding sequence ATGGTAAATAAAGTAAAATTAGGAATAAACAATTTATATTTATTTAAAAACAATAATGGTGATTACTTATTGCTTGATACAGGTTTAGCCTGTAAGGAAAATTTAATTTTAAATAAAATCAATAAAGTTATTGGAGATTATAATAAAATCAAAGTAATAGTAATTACCCACTCTCATTCTGACCATATTGGAAATTTAAAATTATTGTTAGATAAAATTAAAAGGGAGGATAAAATTGTAATAATACATAGTAATGCCAAAGAAATTATGCTTTCAGGAGAAAAAATAATTCCTAATGGTTTCTATAAATTTACAAAATATATTTCTAAAAAATTGAAATTAAAATTTTCAAAAAAGTTTCAAAAAGGTTTTAAAAATCTTTCGAAAGAAGATTTAAAAAATGTAGTATTTCTAGATTTTAAAGATTATGAAGAATTTTCTTTAAATGAATATGGATTTGAAAATTTAAAAGTAATTTATACTCCAGGACATTCAAAGGATTCGATTTCCCTTGTCTATAATGATGAATACTTATTCTGTGGAGATATGATTCAAAACTTATTTTTTAAATATCCACTGATTCCTCTTTTTGGAGATGATATTGAAGAATTAATTAGTTCTTGGAAAAAAGCCATAGAAAAAGGCTACTCTAGGTTTTATCCTGCTACTTCTAAAAGCTATATCTTGAGAGAAGATTTAATAAAAAAATTGGAGAAATATGAATAA